The following are encoded in a window of Mycobacterium decipiens genomic DNA:
- a CDS encoding FAD-dependent oxidoreductase, whose amino-acid sequence MPHVITQSCCNDGSCVFACPVNCIHPTPDEPGFATSEMLYIDPVACVDCGACVSACPVGAIAPDSRLGAEQLPFVEVNSSFYPKRAAGVKLPPTSKLAPVIPAAEVHARRQPLTVAIVGSGPAAMYAADELLVQHGVQVNVFEKLPTPYGLVRAGVAPDHQNTKRVTQLFDRVTRHRRFRFYLNVEIGKHLSHAELLAHHHAVLYAVGAPDDRRLDIDGMGLRGTGTATELVAWINGHPDFSDLTVDLSHERVVIIGNGNVALDVARVLTADPNELAYTDIADHALRAFRNSAVREVVVAARRGPAHSAFTLPELIGLTARSDVVLDPSDHQRVLDDLPTAADPLTRNKLEILSALGVADARAPGARRPRIRLAYRLTPQRVLGQQRATGVEFSVTGTDAVRQLDAGLVLTSIGYRGKLIRDLPFDEEAAVVPNDGGRVIDPRTGEPVPGAYVAGWIKRGPTGFIGTNKSCSFQTVQALVADFNSGRLADPVAKPTALAELVHARQPEAVGSAGWRAIDAAEMARGSADGRPRNKFTDVAEMLAAAATAPQAPLRRRLVARLRDLAQPIVG is encoded by the coding sequence ATGCCGCACGTAATTACTCAGTCGTGCTGCAACGACGGGTCCTGCGTCTTCGCATGCCCCGTCAATTGCATTCACCCGACGCCGGACGAGCCCGGCTTCGCGACGTCGGAGATGCTCTATATCGATCCGGTGGCCTGCGTGGACTGCGGTGCCTGTGTGAGTGCCTGCCCGGTCGGCGCAATCGCGCCCGATAGCCGGTTGGGCGCGGAGCAACTGCCGTTCGTCGAGGTCAACTCGTCGTTCTACCCGAAGCGGGCCGCGGGCGTAAAGCTACCGCCGACGTCGAAGCTGGCGCCGGTGATCCCGGCCGCCGAGGTGCATGCGCGTCGTCAGCCGCTGACGGTGGCCATCGTCGGGTCCGGTCCCGCGGCCATGTATGCCGCCGATGAGCTGTTGGTCCAGCACGGAGTGCAGGTCAACGTCTTTGAGAAGCTGCCGACGCCCTACGGTCTGGTGCGCGCCGGGGTAGCGCCGGATCACCAGAACACCAAAAGGGTCACGCAACTATTTGACCGGGTCACCCGTCATCGCCGCTTCCGGTTCTATCTCAATGTCGAGATCGGGAAGCACCTTAGCCATGCCGAGCTGCTGGCCCACCACCACGCCGTGCTGTATGCGGTCGGCGCGCCCGACGACCGCCGGCTGGATATCGACGGGATGGGTCTTCGGGGTACCGGTACCGCCACGGAGCTGGTCGCATGGATCAACGGGCATCCCGACTTCAGCGATCTGACAGTCGATCTCAGCCACGAGCGTGTCGTGATCATCGGCAACGGCAATGTCGCCCTCGACGTGGCGCGGGTACTCACCGCCGACCCGAACGAGCTGGCCTACACCGACATCGCCGACCATGCGTTGCGCGCGTTCCGCAATTCTGCGGTCCGTGAGGTGGTAGTCGCGGCCCGCCGCGGACCAGCCCACTCGGCGTTCACCCTGCCCGAGCTGATCGGGCTCACCGCCCGGTCCGACGTCGTGCTCGACCCGAGCGATCATCAGCGAGTTCTCGATGATCTGCCAACCGCTGCTGATCCATTGACCAGGAACAAGCTGGAGATCTTGAGCGCACTGGGTGTTGCGGATGCGCGGGCGCCCGGGGCGCGGCGCCCGCGCATCCGGCTGGCCTACCGGCTTACGCCTCAGCGCGTTCTCGGGCAGCAGCGTGCCACCGGGGTGGAGTTCTCGGTCACCGGAACCGACGCGGTGCGCCAGCTCGATGCCGGCCTGGTGCTGACGTCGATTGGCTACCGCGGCAAGTTGATTCGCGACCTGCCGTTCGACGAGGAGGCCGCGGTCGTCCCGAACGACGGTGGACGTGTGATTGACCCCCGCACCGGCGAACCGGTGCCCGGCGCCTACGTCGCGGGCTGGATTAAACGCGGGCCGACCGGGTTCATCGGCACGAACAAGTCCTGCTCTTTCCAGACCGTGCAGGCTCTGGTCGCCGACTTCAACAGCGGCAGGCTGGCCGACCCGGTGGCCAAGCCGACGGCGCTAGCTGAACTGGTACATGCCCGCCAGCCCGAAGCCGTCGGCTCCGCGGGATGGCGGGCCATCGATGCTGCCGAGATGGCGCGCGGCAGCGCCGACGGCCGGCCTCGCAACAAGTTCACCGACGTCGCCGAGATGCTCGCGGCGGCAGCCACCGCGCCGCAGGCGCCGCTGCGGCGCCGTCTGGTGGCCCGGCTGCGTGATCTGGCTCAGCCGATTGTCGGCTAA
- a CDS encoding AurF N-oxygenase family protein has product MDRTRMVRRWRRNMEVRDDAEYVETLAILSEGSVRRNFNPYTDIDWASPEFAVTDNDPRWILPATDPLGRHPWYQAQSQERQIEIGMWRQANVAKVGLHFESILIRGLMNYTFWMPNGSPEYRYCLHESVEECNHTMMFQEMVNRVGADVPGMPRRLRWISPLVPLLAGPLPVAFFIGVLAGEEPIDHTQKNVLREGKSLHPIMERVMSIHVAEEARHISFAHEYLRKRLPHLTGMQRFFISLYFPMTMRMLCNAIVVPPKAFWDEFDIPREVKKELFFSSPESRKWLRDMFADVRMLAYDTGLMNPIARLVWRICKINGKPSRYRSEPQRQHLAAAPAA; this is encoded by the coding sequence ATGGATAGGACGCGCATGGTTCGGCGTTGGCGCCGCAACATGGAGGTGCGGGACGACGCCGAGTATGTGGAAACGCTCGCCATACTGTCCGAGGGGTCGGTGCGGCGAAACTTCAACCCCTACACCGATATCGACTGGGCATCACCAGAGTTTGCTGTCACGGACAACGATCCTCGGTGGATTCTCCCGGCGACCGATCCATTGGGCCGCCACCCGTGGTACCAGGCGCAGTCGCAGGAACGACAGATCGAGATCGGGATGTGGCGCCAGGCCAACGTGGCCAAGGTCGGGCTGCACTTTGAATCCATCTTGATTCGTGGCCTGATGAACTACACCTTCTGGATGCCCAACGGCTCACCGGAGTATCGGTATTGCCTGCACGAATCGGTCGAAGAGTGCAACCACACCATGATGTTCCAGGAGATGGTCAACCGCGTCGGCGCGGACGTTCCAGGGATGCCGAGGCGGTTGCGATGGATTTCACCGTTGGTGCCGCTGTTGGCCGGCCCATTGCCGGTGGCATTCTTCATTGGCGTGCTCGCCGGGGAGGAGCCCATCGACCACACCCAGAAGAACGTGTTGCGTGAAGGCAAGTCGCTGCATCCGATCATGGAACGGGTGATGTCGATCCACGTGGCCGAGGAAGCGCGGCACATTTCGTTTGCTCACGAGTACCTGCGCAAGCGGCTGCCGCACCTGACCGGGATGCAGCGGTTCTTTATCTCGCTGTACTTCCCGATGACGATGCGGATGTTGTGTAATGCGATCGTGGTGCCGCCCAAGGCATTCTGGGACGAATTCGACATCCCGCGCGAGGTCAAGAAGGAATTGTTCTTCAGCTCGCCGGAGTCGCGAAAGTGGTTGCGCGACATGTTCGCCGACGTCCGCATGCTGGCTTACGACACCGGATTGATGAACCCGATCGCTCGGCTGGTGTGGCGGATCTGCAAGATCAACGGCAAGCCGTCGCGCTACCGGAGCGAACCGCAGCGCCAGCACTTGGCCGCTGCGCCGGCTGCATAA
- the serC gene encoding phosphoserine transaminase, with protein sequence MADQLTPALEIPAAIKPRDGRFGSGPSKVRLEQLHALTTTAAALFGTSHRQAPVKNLVGRVRSGLAELFALPDGYQVILGNGGATAFWDAAAFGLIDKRSLHLTYGEFSSKFASAVSKNPFIGDPIIIKADPGSAPEPQTDPSVDVIAWAHNETSTGVAVPVRRPEGSADALVVIDATSGAGGLPVDIAETDAYYFAPQKNFASDGGLWLAIMSPAALRRIEAIAASGRWVPDFLSLPIAVENSLKNQTYNTPAIATLALLAEQIDWLVGNGGLDWAVKRTADSSQRLYSWALERPYTTPFVTDPGLRSQVVGTIDFVDDVDAAAVAKILRANGVVDTEPYRKLGRNQLRVAMFPAVDPDDVSALTACVDWVVERL encoded by the coding sequence ATGGCCGACCAGCTCACCCCTGCCCTGGAAATTCCCGCCGCGATCAAACCCCGCGATGGCCGCTTCGGGTCCGGCCCGTCAAAGGTCCGGCTCGAGCAATTGCACGCGCTTACCACCACCGCAGCGGCACTGTTCGGCACCTCGCACCGGCAGGCGCCGGTCAAGAATCTGGTGGGCCGGGTTCGATCGGGGCTGGCCGAGCTATTCGCATTGCCGGACGGCTATCAGGTCATATTGGGCAATGGTGGTGCCACCGCGTTCTGGGACGCGGCGGCCTTCGGGCTGATCGATAAGCGCTCGCTACACCTGACCTATGGCGAGTTCAGCTCGAAGTTCGCATCCGCGGTGTCCAAGAATCCGTTCATCGGCGACCCGATCATCATCAAGGCGGATCCCGGCAGCGCGCCAGAGCCGCAAACGGACCCCTCAGTCGACGTGATCGCCTGGGCCCACAACGAGACCTCGACCGGGGTCGCGGTGCCGGTGCGCCGTCCCGAGGGCTCGGCCGACGCCTTGGTCGTCATCGACGCCACCTCCGGCGCCGGAGGCCTACCGGTGGACATCGCCGAGACGGATGCCTACTACTTCGCACCGCAGAAGAACTTTGCCAGCGACGGCGGACTGTGGCTGGCGATTATGAGCCCGGCCGCACTGCGCCGGATCGAGGCCATCGCGGCGTCCGGCCGCTGGGTTCCCGACTTCCTGTCGCTGCCGATCGCGGTCGAGAACAGCTTGAAGAACCAGACATACAACACACCGGCGATCGCCACGCTGGCGCTGCTCGCCGAACAGATCGACTGGCTGGTGGGCAACGGCGGGCTGGACTGGGCGGTCAAACGCACGGCGGACTCGTCGCAGCGCTTGTACTCGTGGGCGCTAGAGCGGCCCTACACCACCCCGTTCGTCACCGACCCCGGGTTGCGCTCGCAGGTGGTGGGCACCATCGACTTCGTCGACGACGTCGACGCCGCGGCCGTCGCGAAGATCTTGCGGGCAAACGGCGTCGTCGACACCGAGCCGTATCGCAAACTCGGCCGCAACCAGCTCAGGGTGGCGATGTTCCCCGCGGTCGATCCCGATGACGTCAGCGCCCTCACCGCGTGCGTCGACTGGGTGGTCGAACGGCTTTAA
- the sepH gene encoding septation protein SepH: MRELKVVGLDANGEHIICQGDTQSEQFKLPVDDRLRAALRGDSAPLQQPQLDIEITHMLSPKEIQARIRAGASVEQVAASSGSDIARIRRFAHPVLLERSRAAELATAAHPVFADGPAVLTLLETITAALVTRGLNPDSVTWDAWRNEDSRWTVQLAWKAGRSDNLAHFRFTPGAHGGTATAIDDAASELIDPAFNRPLRPLAPVARLDFDEPAQPAPTAPSAQPVSSRRGKPAIPAWEDVLLGVRSGGHR, from the coding sequence ATGCGGGAACTCAAAGTGGTTGGGCTCGATGCCAACGGCGAACACATCATCTGTCAGGGAGATACCCAGTCCGAACAGTTCAAGTTGCCGGTCGATGACCGACTGCGGGCGGCGCTGCGGGGCGACTCCGCGCCGCTGCAGCAACCGCAGCTCGATATCGAGATCACCCACATGCTGAGCCCGAAAGAGATCCAGGCGCGAATTCGGGCTGGCGCGTCTGTCGAACAGGTCGCCGCGTCTTCGGGTTCCGACATTGCCCGGATCCGCCGGTTTGCCCACCCCGTGCTGCTGGAACGCTCGCGCGCCGCCGAGCTGGCAACCGCAGCGCACCCGGTCTTCGCCGACGGCCCCGCGGTGCTGACGTTGCTGGAGACGATCACCGCCGCCCTGGTGACGCGCGGCCTGAACCCCGACAGCGTCACCTGGGACGCCTGGCGCAACGAAGACAGTCGCTGGACGGTGCAGCTTGCCTGGAAGGCGGGCCGCTCCGACAATCTGGCGCATTTCCGATTCACCCCTGGCGCCCACGGCGGAACGGCAACCGCGATCGACGATGCGGCCAGCGAACTGATCGACCCCGCCTTCAATCGCCCGTTGCGGCCGTTGGCGCCGGTCGCCCGCCTCGACTTCGATGAGCCCGCGCAGCCGGCGCCCACGGCGCCGTCCGCACAGCCGGTCAGCAGCCGACGGGGCAAACCGGCCATACCGGCCTGGGAAGACGTGCTGCTCGGGGTGCGCTCAGGCGGGCATCGCTAG
- a CDS encoding DUF2537 domain-containing protein, giving the protein MSDKHDQSVPWATGLAVAGFVAAVTAVGIAVLSLGLIRVHPLLAVGLNVVAVGGLAPTLWGWRRTRVLRWFVLGAGVGVAVGWLALLALTLGSG; this is encoded by the coding sequence GTGAGTGACAAGCACGACCAATCCGTGCCCTGGGCAACGGGTTTGGCGGTGGCCGGCTTCGTCGCCGCGGTAACGGCCGTCGGAATTGCGGTGCTGAGTCTCGGACTGATTCGGGTGCATCCACTGTTGGCCGTCGGCCTCAACGTGGTGGCGGTTGGCGGGTTGGCGCCGACCCTGTGGGGCTGGCGCCGCACCCGGGTGCTGCGCTGGTTTGTGCTCGGTGCAGGAGTGGGCGTGGCGGTCGGGTGGCTGGCGCTGCTCGCCTTGACGCTGGGGAGCGGCTAG
- a CDS encoding TrmH family RNA methyltransferase gives MTERRCAQRSDGPDVQDVSDPDDPRLDNFRDLNSIDRRPDLPTGKGLVIAEGVLVVQRMLASRFTPLALLGTDRRLAELKDDLAGVGAPFYRVSADVMARVVGFHLNRGVLAAARRVPEPSIAQAVAGARTVAVLEGVNDHENLGSIFRNAAGLSVDAIVFGVGCADPLYRRAVRVSMGHALLVPYARAPDWPAELVMLKESGFRLLAMTPQRDAWPLPEAMAAVSDERIALLVGAEGPGLTAAALRISDVRVCIPMSRGTDSLNVATAAALAFYERARLGEVAGRGVAGRSD, from the coding sequence GTGACCGAACGCCGCTGTGCCCAGCGCTCGGATGGCCCCGATGTTCAGGATGTCAGCGATCCCGACGACCCCCGGCTTGACAATTTCCGTGATTTGAACAGCATCGACCGCCGTCCAGACCTGCCGACCGGCAAGGGGCTGGTGATCGCCGAGGGCGTGCTGGTGGTGCAACGCATGCTGGCCTCACGGTTCACGCCGCTGGCTTTGCTCGGGACCGACCGCCGGCTGGCCGAACTCAAGGACGATCTGGCCGGTGTCGGCGCGCCGTTCTATCGAGTATCGGCCGACGTCATGGCCCGGGTGGTCGGCTTCCATCTCAATCGTGGGGTGCTGGCCGCCGCTCGTCGGGTGCCGGAGCCGAGCATTGCTCAGGCGGTCGCCGGGGCCCGCACCGTCGCAGTGCTCGAAGGTGTTAACGACCACGAGAACCTGGGCTCGATCTTTCGCAACGCGGCAGGGCTGAGCGTGGACGCGATAGTGTTCGGCGTCGGCTGCGCCGATCCGCTCTACCGTCGCGCGGTTCGGGTCTCTATGGGGCACGCGCTGTTGGTCCCGTATGCGCGGGCACCCGACTGGCCCGCGGAACTGGTGATGTTGAAGGAGAGCGGTTTTCGGTTGTTGGCGATGACACCACAACGCGATGCGTGGCCACTGCCGGAGGCGATGGCCGCGGTGTCTGACGAACGGATCGCGCTGCTGGTGGGCGCAGAGGGCCCGGGCCTGACGGCGGCTGCACTGCGCATCAGCGATGTGCGGGTGTGCATTCCGATGTCGCGGGGCACCGACTCGCTCAACGTCGCGACGGCGGCCGCGTTGGCGTTCTACGAGCGGGCTAGGCTCGGCGAGGTGGCGGGCCGAGGAGTAGCGGGGCGATCAGATTAG
- a CDS encoding MarR family transcriptional regulator: MPDSDARLASDLSLAVMRLARQLRFRNPSSPVSLSQLSALTTLANEGAMTPGALAIRERVRPPSMTRVIASLADMGFVDRAPHPIDGRQVLVSVSESGAELVRAARRARQEWLAERLATLDASKREILRSAADLMLALVDEGP, from the coding sequence GTGCCTGACAGCGATGCGCGGCTGGCTAGCGACTTGTCGCTGGCGGTCATGCGGCTGGCCCGCCAACTGCGGTTTCGAAACCCGTCGTCGCCCGTCTCGTTGTCCCAGCTCTCAGCGTTGACGACGTTGGCCAATGAGGGAGCGATGACGCCCGGTGCATTGGCGATTCGTGAACGGGTCCGGCCGCCCTCGATGACCAGGGTGATCGCCTCTCTAGCGGACATGGGTTTCGTGGATCGCGCCCCGCACCCCATTGACGGCCGGCAGGTGCTGGTCTCGGTGTCCGAGTCCGGCGCCGAACTGGTCAGGGCGGCACGGCGGGCCCGGCAGGAGTGGCTGGCCGAGCGGCTCGCAACGCTGGACGCCAGCAAGCGTGAAATCCTGCGCAGCGCCGCCGATCTAATGTTGGCCCTGGTCGACGAAGGCCCGTGA
- a CDS encoding DUF2530 domain-containing protein yields the protein MSVEPGQVHEPPSLPPALLEVWPVIVVGALAWLAAAVAAFLVPGLESWRPVTVAGLGTGLFGTGIFVWQLAAARRGARGAQAGLETYLDPN from the coding sequence ATGAGCGTCGAACCTGGCCAGGTCCACGAGCCGCCGTCGCTACCACCCGCGCTGCTCGAGGTGTGGCCGGTCATCGTGGTCGGCGCGCTGGCCTGGCTAGCGGCCGCGGTGGCCGCATTCCTCGTACCTGGCCTCGAGAGTTGGCGTCCGGTGACAGTCGCCGGGCTGGGAACGGGGTTGTTCGGAACGGGCATTTTCGTGTGGCAACTTGCCGCTGCCCGCCGTGGCGCACGCGGCGCACAGGCCGGACTCGAAACATATCTCGACCCGAACTAG
- a CDS encoding SRPBCC family protein, with amino-acid sequence MVAPLLQAQIDINAPAAKVWALISDLRRMPQWSPQCRWMRPIGPLRQGTRTINLNRRNHLFWPTTCTVVEIVPEQKLAFRVDSNRSIWSYELEPNAHGTRVTESRHAENGVSSFSNLSVNALFGGTTNFERELVEGMNASLANIKTAAEKT; translated from the coding sequence ATGGTGGCCCCGCTCCTGCAAGCGCAAATCGATATCAATGCGCCCGCCGCGAAGGTCTGGGCGTTGATATCCGACCTTCGGCGGATGCCGCAATGGAGCCCGCAATGCCGGTGGATGAGGCCCATCGGCCCATTGCGCCAGGGCACCCGCACCATCAATCTCAACCGCCGCAACCATCTGTTCTGGCCCACGACGTGCACGGTTGTCGAGATCGTCCCGGAGCAGAAACTGGCGTTCCGGGTCGACTCCAATCGCAGCATCTGGAGCTACGAACTCGAGCCGAACGCCCATGGCACCCGGGTGACCGAGAGCCGCCACGCGGAAAATGGCGTCAGCTCGTTCTCAAACCTGTCGGTGAACGCGCTCTTCGGCGGTACGACTAACTTCGAACGAGAACTGGTCGAAGGCATGAATGCCTCGCTGGCAAACATCAAGACGGCCGCCGAGAAAACCTAG
- a CDS encoding DUF3027 domain-containing protein, with product MTGPTEESAVATAAERPEGLAALLTGAVDQARAAVVEFSGPEAVGDYLGVTCEDANAATHRFLAHLPGYQGWQWAVVVATYDGADHATVSEVVLVPGPTALLAPDWVPWEERVRPGDLSPGDLLAPGKDDPRLVPGHTASGDAQVDEIAAEIGLGRRWVMSDWGRAEAADRWHNGDYGPGSPMSRSTKRVCRDCGFFLPLAGSLGAMFGVCGNELSADGHVVDKHYGCGAHSDTPAPAGSGSPAYEPYDDGVLDIMAKPAEESGAEPSD from the coding sequence GTGACCGGACCCACCGAGGAATCTGCTGTGGCGACTGCGGCCGAGCGGCCCGAAGGGTTGGCGGCGCTGCTCACCGGTGCGGTCGACCAGGCCAGGGCCGCCGTTGTGGAGTTCAGTGGCCCGGAGGCGGTCGGTGACTACCTGGGCGTCACTTGCGAGGATGCCAACGCCGCCACCCACCGGTTCCTGGCCCATCTGCCTGGTTACCAGGGGTGGCAATGGGCCGTCGTCGTGGCGACCTATGACGGTGCCGACCATGCCACAGTCAGCGAGGTGGTGTTGGTCCCTGGGCCAACCGCATTGCTGGCGCCGGACTGGGTGCCGTGGGAGGAGCGGGTGCGGCCGGGAGATTTGAGCCCGGGCGACCTGCTCGCGCCGGGTAAGGATGACCCGCGGCTGGTTCCTGGCCACACCGCCAGTGGCGATGCGCAGGTGGACGAGATCGCCGCAGAAATCGGGTTGGGTCGGCGCTGGGTGATGAGCGACTGGGGCCGCGCCGAGGCAGCCGACCGGTGGCACAACGGCGACTACGGTCCCGGCTCGCCCATGTCGCGGTCGACGAAACGAGTGTGCCGCGACTGCGGTTTCTTCCTACCGCTGGCCGGGTCGCTTGGCGCGATGTTCGGGGTATGCGGCAACGAATTGTCCGCCGACGGGCATGTCGTCGACAAGCACTATGGCTGCGGCGCCCATTCCGACACCCCCGCTCCGGCGGGTAGTGGCTCACCAGCGTACGAGCCATACGACGACGGCGTGCTCGACATCATGGCGAAGCCAGCCGAGGAGTCTGGCGCCGAGCCGTCCGACTAG
- a CDS encoding MFS transporter, whose translation MASTPGRRTRNGSVNGHPGMANYPPDEANYRRSRRPPPMPSANRYLPPLGEQSESERSSEPPRSMRPGERITVTRAAALRSREMGSRMYLLVHRAATADGADKSGLTALTWPVMANFAVDSAMAVALANTLFFAAATGESKSKVALYLLITIAPFAVIAPLIGPALDRLQHGRRVALALSFGLRTALAVVLIMNYDGATGSFPSWVLYPCALAMMVFSKSFSVLRSAVTPRVMPPTIDLVRVNSRLTVFGLLGGTIAGGAVAAGVEFVCTHLFQLPGALFVVVAITIAGASLSMRIPRWVEVTAGEVPATLSYHRDRRRLRRNWPEEVKNLGGTLRQPLGRNIITSLWGNCTIKVMVGFLFLYPAFVAKAHEANGWVQLGMLGLIGAAAAVGNFAGNFTSARLQLGRPAVLVVRCTVVVTVLAVAAAVAGNLLVATIATLITSGSSAIAKASLDASLQHDLPEESRASGFGRSESTLQLAWVLGGAVGVLIYTELWVGFTAVSALLILGLAQTVVSFRGDSLIPGLGGNRPVMAEQETTRRGAAVTPQ comes from the coding sequence ATGGCCTCAACGCCGGGCCGCCGGACCCGAAACGGATCGGTCAATGGGCACCCCGGTATGGCCAACTACCCACCCGACGAGGCCAACTATCGTCGATCGCGTCGCCCGCCGCCGATGCCCAGCGCGAACCGCTACCTCCCGCCTCTGGGCGAGCAATCAGAATCCGAACGTAGCAGCGAACCGCCGCGGAGTATGCGGCCGGGCGAGCGGATCACCGTCACCCGCGCTGCGGCCCTGCGAAGCCGCGAAATGGGTTCTCGGATGTACTTGCTGGTGCACAGGGCCGCTACCGCCGACGGCGCCGACAAGTCCGGGCTGACAGCGCTGACGTGGCCGGTAATGGCGAACTTTGCGGTCGACTCGGCAATGGCCGTAGCACTGGCAAACACACTTTTCTTTGCGGCGGCCACCGGGGAGAGCAAGTCCAAGGTCGCTCTGTATTTGTTGATCACCATCGCGCCGTTCGCCGTGATCGCTCCGCTCATCGGTCCGGCGCTGGACCGACTGCAGCACGGTCGTCGTGTCGCGTTGGCGTTGTCGTTTGGACTGCGGACCGCGCTGGCGGTGGTGTTGATCATGAACTACGACGGCGCCACCGGCAGCTTCCCGTCGTGGGTGCTGTATCCCTGTGCGCTGGCCATGATGGTGTTCTCGAAATCGTTCAGCGTACTGCGCAGTGCGGTGACACCCAGGGTGATGCCGCCGACGATCGACTTGGTGCGGGTCAATTCGCGGCTGACCGTGTTCGGCTTGCTCGGCGGGACCATCGCGGGCGGTGCCGTCGCGGCCGGCGTCGAGTTCGTGTGTACCCACCTGTTCCAGCTGCCTGGCGCGTTGTTCGTGGTCGTCGCAATCACGATCGCCGGAGCGTCGTTGTCGATGCGGATTCCGCGCTGGGTTGAGGTAACCGCAGGTGAAGTCCCGGCGACGTTGAGTTATCACCGGGATAGACGCAGGTTGCGACGAAACTGGCCGGAGGAAGTCAAGAACCTCGGGGGAACACTTCGACAGCCGTTGGGTCGCAACATCATTACCTCGTTGTGGGGTAACTGCACCATCAAGGTGATGGTCGGCTTCCTGTTCTTGTATCCGGCATTCGTCGCCAAGGCGCACGAAGCCAACGGATGGGTGCAGCTGGGCATGCTGGGCCTGATCGGCGCCGCGGCCGCAGTCGGCAATTTCGCCGGAAACTTCACCAGCGCGCGCCTGCAACTGGGCAGGCCCGCTGTACTGGTGGTGCGCTGCACCGTGGTGGTGACGGTATTGGCCGTTGCCGCCGCTGTGGCCGGCAACCTGCTGGTGGCCACGATTGCCACCCTGATCACGTCGGGATCCAGCGCAATTGCCAAAGCCTCGCTGGACGCCTCGTTGCAGCACGACCTACCCGAGGAGTCGCGGGCATCGGGGTTCGGGCGTTCCGAGTCGACTCTTCAGCTGGCCTGGGTCCTGGGCGGTGCGGTGGGCGTGTTGATTTACACCGAACTGTGGGTGGGCTTCACCGCGGTCAGCGCGCTGCTGATCTTGGGTCTGGCTCAGACCGTCGTCAGTTTCCGCGGCGATTCGCTGATCCCGGGTCTGGGCGGCAATCGGCCTGTGATGGCCGAACAGGAGACGACGCGTCGCGGTGCGGCGGTAACGCCGCAGTGA
- a CDS encoding DUF2771 domain-containing protein: MKRGVAALIAVLVILLSAAAGAGAWLLARGHDVQQPKISVYSHGHLTRVGPYLYCNVLDLNDCRTPQAQGELPVSERYPVQLSVPEAISRAPWRLLQVYENPANTTTTLFRPDTRLAVTIPTVDPQRGRLIGIVVQLLTLVVDASGELHDVPHAEWSVRLVF, encoded by the coding sequence GTGAAGCGCGGTGTCGCAGCGCTGATCGCGGTCCTGGTGATTCTGCTCTCGGCGGCGGCCGGGGCCGGAGCGTGGCTGTTGGCGCGCGGGCACGACGTGCAGCAACCCAAAATCAGTGTGTACTCGCACGGACACCTGACCCGCGTCGGGCCCTATTTGTACTGCAACGTGCTCGACCTCAACGACTGTCGGACACCGCAGGCGCAGGGCGAACTACCGGTGAGCGAACGCTACCCGGTGCAGCTCTCAGTGCCCGAGGCCATTTCCCGCGCGCCCTGGCGATTGCTACAGGTCTACGAGAACCCTGCCAACACAACCACAACCCTATTCCGGCCCGACACCCGGCTGGCGGTCACCATCCCCACGGTCGACCCGCAACGCGGGCGGCTGATCGGGATTGTCGTGCAGTTGCTGACGTTGGTGGTCGACGCCTCGGGTGAACTACACGACGTTCCACACGCGGAATGGTCGGTGCGCCTTGTCTTTTGA